Proteins from a genomic interval of Chroococcidiopsis thermalis PCC 7203:
- a CDS encoding lipoate--protein ligase family protein encodes MAIDRYLVEQHQLGLMPATLRFYTWSPPAISLGYHQHQYPDRWQNLIWNGRALDLVRRPTGGRAVLHQGDLTYAVVMSGLSGSRTQAYQQICEFLIQGWRSLGIQLHYGTAGRGYIHNPNCFGTATGADLVLEDGTKLIGSAQLRRGGVILQHGSMRLEPDEDLFAQVFGTEAFAAIKLPLRRGEDLIQLVINALVASAKNCFHVDFAVQPLSEQEWEKVYLDCD; translated from the coding sequence ATGGCGATCGATCGCTATTTAGTAGAGCAGCATCAATTAGGTCTAATGCCTGCTACATTGAGGTTTTACACTTGGTCGCCGCCAGCAATTTCTCTTGGCTACCATCAACATCAGTATCCCGATCGCTGGCAAAATTTAATTTGGAATGGTAGGGCGCTCGATTTGGTACGCCGTCCAACGGGAGGTAGAGCAGTTTTACATCAAGGCGATTTAACCTATGCCGTGGTGATGTCAGGATTATCTGGAAGTCGCACTCAGGCATACCAACAAATTTGTGAATTTCTGATTCAGGGGTGGCGATCGCTCGGCATCCAGCTACACTATGGTACGGCTGGACGAGGGTACATTCACAACCCTAACTGCTTTGGTACGGCAACGGGAGCGGATCTCGTCTTGGAGGATGGGACAAAATTAATTGGTAGCGCTCAACTAAGGCGGGGTGGTGTTATCCTTCAACATGGTTCGATGCGGCTGGAACCAGATGAGGATTTGTTTGCTCAAGTGTTTGGCACAGAGGCGTTTGCTGCGATAAAGTTACCTCTGCGACGAGGGGAAGATTTAATTCAATTAGTTATAAATGCTTTAGTTGCATCTGCCAAAAATTGTTTTCATGTTGACTTCGCCGTACAACCATTATCCGAGCAAGAATGGGAAAAAGTATATTTGGATTGTGATTAA
- a CDS encoding YbjN domain-containing protein, translated as MTSDRPDPATVVSDSMSSEEILEELVEGTGINHVEVIETVIASLQQDESAMVSHTQNSYLWKFKYGSVEVFVQLTGQTDEDTFKVWSAVLKLPTKNDAGLMRRLLEMNWSDTFEASFGIFDEQIVVLSTRTVAELSAGEVSRLITVVATIADDNDEALQQEFAN; from the coding sequence ATGACGAGCGATCGACCAGATCCGGCAACGGTAGTAAGTGACTCTATGTCTAGCGAAGAAATCCTCGAAGAGTTAGTTGAAGGTACTGGCATTAACCATGTAGAGGTGATCGAAACTGTCATTGCAAGCTTGCAGCAAGATGAAAGTGCAATGGTCAGTCATACTCAGAATAGCTATTTATGGAAGTTTAAGTATGGTAGCGTTGAAGTCTTCGTGCAACTAACCGGACAAACCGATGAAGACACGTTCAAAGTTTGGTCTGCGGTATTAAAATTACCCACCAAAAACGATGCTGGTTTAATGCGACGGTTACTAGAAATGAACTGGTCTGATACCTTTGAAGCCAGTTTCGGTATCTTTGACGAGCAAATTGTGGTTTTGTCTACCCGCACTGTAGCAGAACTTTCTGCTGGCGAGGTATCCCGCCTGATTACAGTCGTAGCTACGATCGCCGATGATAATGACGAGGCTTTACAACAAGAATTTGCTAATTAG
- a CDS encoding class I SAM-dependent methyltransferase — MADTLTKLTYQTFQQSKNYFGLAHKILSTRVMSLVSPSDRKSKPLPLDLLQKINQRYERLLEVDWQDAEAGVYPHNILFDNPWDEFFLYYPAVWFDLPQIWERAKQKNYQDFDSNLDIAGYPSYYLQNFHHQTGGYLSDLSANLYDLQVEILFGGSADAMRRRILASLKQGLSDFDDVPASQIKILDIACGTGRTLKMIRAALPKAALFGTDLSPAYLRKANQMLSQIPGELPQLLQANAEELPYMDNYFHATTSVFLFHELPAVARQRVIEEAFRVTKPGGRFIICDSIQMSDSPEMEPAMTGFYETFHEPYYRHYMTDDLVERLEKAGFENVTAEVQYMSKVLVACKPV, encoded by the coding sequence ATGGCTGACACTTTAACAAAACTGACATATCAAACTTTTCAGCAGAGCAAAAATTACTTCGGACTCGCTCACAAGATACTCAGCACGCGGGTAATGAGCCTAGTTTCGCCGAGCGATCGCAAGTCTAAACCCTTACCGCTCGATTTGCTACAGAAAATCAATCAGCGTTACGAACGACTGTTAGAAGTAGACTGGCAAGATGCCGAGGCAGGAGTCTATCCCCACAATATCCTGTTCGATAATCCTTGGGATGAGTTCTTCCTCTACTATCCGGCTGTATGGTTCGATTTGCCGCAAATTTGGGAAAGAGCCAAACAAAAAAACTACCAAGATTTTGACTCGAATTTAGATATTGCCGGCTATCCCAGCTACTACCTGCAAAATTTCCATCATCAAACGGGTGGTTATTTGAGCGACCTGTCAGCCAATCTCTACGATTTACAAGTAGAGATTCTATTTGGTGGCTCGGCTGATGCCATGCGGCGGCGGATTCTTGCATCCTTGAAGCAAGGATTGAGTGATTTTGACGATGTACCCGCTAGCCAAATTAAGATTCTCGATATTGCTTGCGGTACTGGTCGCACTCTAAAAATGATTCGCGCTGCTTTACCCAAAGCGGCGTTGTTCGGTACGGATTTATCCCCAGCCTATTTGCGCAAAGCCAATCAAATGTTGTCTCAAATTCCTGGGGAACTACCGCAATTGCTGCAAGCTAATGCCGAAGAATTGCCATACATGGATAACTACTTCCACGCTACAACTAGCGTATTCTTATTCCACGAACTGCCAGCAGTCGCACGGCAGCGAGTTATCGAAGAAGCTTTCCGAGTCACCAAGCCAGGTGGTAGGTTTATCATCTGCGACTCGATTCAGATGAGCGATTCTCCAGAAATGGAGCCAGCCATGACAGGCTTCTACGAAACCTTCCACGAGCCCTACTACAGACATTACATGACAGATGACTTAGTAGAGCGTCTGGAAAAGGCAGGTTTTGAGAATGTCACTGCTGAAGTCCAATACATGAGTAAGGTATTGGTAGCATGTAAGCCAGTGTAG
- the glnA gene encoding type I glutamate--ammonia ligase, which produces MPETAQEVLKMIQDQNIQVIDLKFIDTPGIWQHLTVYQNQIEESSFTDGVAFDGSSIRGWKAINESDMAMVPDPKTAWIDPFMAEPTLSLICSIIEPRTGEPYARDPRSIAQKALDYLISTGIGDTAFFGPEAEFFIFDDVRFDQNQHEGYYHVDSIEGRWNTGRKEEGGNLGYKPRYKEGYFPVAPTDTSQDMRTEMLLTMAKCGVPIEKHHHEVASGGQCELGIRFDTMIRSADNLMIYKYVIKNVARKYGKTITFMPKPVFNDNGSGMHTHQSIWKDGQPLFAGDKYAGLSEMGLHYIGGILKHAPALLALTNPTTNSYKRLVPGFEAPVNLAYSQGNRSASIRIPLSGPNPKAKRLEFRCPDATANPYLAFAAMLCAGLDGIKNQIDPGEPLDVDIYDLSPEELSKIPSTPGSLEDALEALEKDHEFLTSTGVFTEDFLQTWIAYKLDNEVNPMRLRPHPYEFALYYDC; this is translated from the coding sequence ATGCCCGAAACCGCACAAGAAGTCTTGAAGATGATTCAAGATCAGAACATTCAAGTCATCGATCTAAAATTCATTGACACGCCTGGAATTTGGCAGCATTTGACGGTATACCAAAACCAAATTGAAGAAAGTAGCTTCACCGACGGCGTAGCCTTCGATGGTTCTAGTATTCGCGGTTGGAAAGCCATTAATGAATCAGATATGGCAATGGTTCCCGATCCAAAAACCGCTTGGATCGATCCATTTATGGCAGAACCGACTCTAAGCCTAATCTGTAGCATTATTGAACCTCGTACAGGAGAGCCTTACGCCCGCGATCCTCGCTCTATTGCTCAAAAAGCCCTAGACTACCTAATCTCCACAGGCATCGGTGACACAGCCTTTTTTGGTCCAGAAGCCGAATTTTTCATTTTTGATGATGTCCGCTTCGACCAAAATCAGCACGAAGGATACTACCACGTAGATTCCATTGAAGGGCGTTGGAATACAGGTAGAAAAGAAGAGGGTGGCAACCTGGGCTACAAACCCCGCTACAAAGAGGGATATTTCCCAGTTGCGCCAACAGATACATCTCAGGATATGCGGACTGAGATGTTGCTGACGATGGCTAAGTGTGGCGTGCCAATCGAAAAGCATCACCACGAAGTTGCTTCAGGCGGACAGTGCGAACTTGGTATTCGCTTCGATACCATGATTAGGTCGGCTGACAATTTGATGATTTATAAGTACGTCATCAAAAATGTTGCCAGAAAGTATGGCAAAACTATCACCTTTATGCCTAAGCCAGTGTTCAACGACAACGGCTCTGGGATGCACACCCATCAATCAATTTGGAAAGATGGGCAGCCTTTGTTTGCAGGTGATAAGTATGCTGGCTTGAGCGAAATGGGGCTGCATTACATTGGTGGTATCCTCAAGCACGCTCCTGCACTTTTAGCTTTAACCAATCCCACGACTAACTCTTACAAGCGTTTAGTCCCTGGGTTTGAAGCGCCTGTAAACCTTGCCTATTCTCAAGGTAACCGCTCTGCTTCCATCCGCATTCCGCTATCTGGACCCAATCCCAAAGCTAAGCGGTTAGAGTTTCGTTGTCCAGATGCAACGGCTAACCCTTATCTAGCCTTTGCTGCTATGCTTTGCGCTGGACTAGACGGAATTAAGAATCAGATCGACCCTGGCGAACCCTTAGACGTGGATATCTACGACTTGTCGCCAGAAGAGTTAAGCAAAATTCCTTCGACTCCAGGCTCGTTAGAAGACGCTCTAGAAGCATTGGAAAAAGACCATGAATTCTTAACGTCAACTGGAGTATTCACGGAAGATTTCCTTCAAACTTGGATTGCTTACAAGCTTGACAACGAAGTTAACCCGATGCGGTTACGCCCCCATCCTTATGAATTTGCCCTCTACTACGATTGCTAG
- the apcB gene encoding allophycocyanin subunit beta: protein MRDAITSLIGTYDVAGRYFDRTALERLKSYFDTGTARVQAAATVNSNAASIVKQAGSQLFAEQPELIRPGGNAYTTRRYAACLRDMDYYLRYATYALVAGNMDVLDERVLQGLRETYNSLGVPIGPTVRGIQMMKDIVKAQAVAAGVENTAFIDEPFDHMTRELSERDI, encoded by the coding sequence ATGCGGGATGCAATAACAAGCTTAATTGGGACTTACGACGTGGCAGGACGGTACTTCGATCGCACTGCCTTAGAACGGCTCAAGTCCTACTTTGACACCGGAACGGCACGGGTTCAAGCAGCTGCAACAGTTAACTCAAATGCTGCATCAATTGTCAAGCAGGCTGGTTCGCAATTATTTGCCGAACAACCAGAATTGATTCGTCCTGGTGGTAATGCCTATACAACGCGGCGCTATGCTGCTTGTTTGAGAGATATGGATTATTACCTCCGTTATGCGACTTACGCGCTGGTAGCTGGCAATATGGATGTGCTAGACGAGCGCGTGCTACAAGGCTTGCGGGAGACTTATAATTCTCTGGGCGTACCAATTGGTCCTACCGTGCGCGGTATCCAAATGATGAAGGATATTGTGAAGGCACAAGCAGTAGCAGCTGGCGTAGAAAATACAGCTTTTATCGATGAACCGTTCGATCACATGACTCGCGAATTGAGCGAACGGGATATTTAA
- a CDS encoding sugar-binding transcriptional regulator has product MAAHAAWLYYIAGNTQEEIAAKLSVSRQAAQRLIALAVSEKLIKFRLDHPLSECIALAEALRDKFDLSLCEVVPSDAGSGDTFNGIGVRAASCLETYLIAKTPTVLAFTSGRTLRSMVEQIPSMERPQHKIVSTIGNMSHYGRAGHHEVVMHLSERVGSQAYPVPTPVVATSVEERELLQTQRSFIAVKTLAEQAKATFVGIGQIDWNAPLHQNGFINDDEVAELVELGAVGEIAGWAYDRHGVLLQQGTNSRVASVPLEQPAQRLVIGVAGGVKKVEAILAALSGKLITGLIIDEAAAQTILAKI; this is encoded by the coding sequence CTGGCAGCTCATGCTGCATGGCTCTATTACATAGCCGGAAATACGCAAGAAGAAATTGCAGCAAAGCTCAGCGTGTCTCGGCAAGCGGCACAACGCCTAATTGCGCTGGCAGTGAGTGAAAAGCTGATCAAATTTCGGCTCGATCATCCCTTGAGTGAATGCATTGCTCTAGCTGAAGCGCTACGCGACAAATTCGATTTATCGCTTTGCGAAGTCGTACCGAGTGACGCGGGAAGTGGCGACACATTCAACGGTATTGGCGTGCGTGCTGCTAGCTGTTTAGAAACGTATCTTATTGCAAAAACGCCTACAGTATTGGCATTTACTTCAGGGCGAACATTGCGATCGATGGTGGAGCAGATCCCGTCAATGGAGCGACCGCAGCATAAAATTGTTTCTACTATTGGTAATATGTCTCATTACGGGCGGGCAGGTCATCATGAAGTCGTGATGCATTTATCAGAGCGGGTTGGTTCGCAAGCGTATCCCGTACCGACTCCGGTTGTAGCGACTAGTGTTGAAGAACGGGAACTGTTGCAGACGCAGCGATCGTTCATCGCCGTCAAAACCCTTGCCGAGCAAGCCAAGGCAACATTTGTCGGTATCGGTCAGATTGATTGGAATGCCCCATTACATCAAAATGGCTTTATTAACGATGACGAGGTAGCTGAATTAGTCGAACTGGGTGCAGTGGGGGAGATTGCAGGCTGGGCGTACGATCGCCACGGAGTTTTGCTGCAACAGGGAACGAATAGCCGTGTCGCCAGCGTACCGCTCGAACAACCCGCGCAGCGGCTCGTTATTGGTGTAGCAGGTGGCGTAAAAAAGGTAGAAGCCATTTTAGCTGCTTTAAGCGGCAAGCTAATTACAGGGTTAATTATCGATGAAGCAGCTGCTCAAACAATTCTTGCCAAAATCTGA
- a CDS encoding SDR family NAD(P)-dependent oxidoreductase yields MTARATYDFAGKTILITGGAGDIGKATAHRFAANGAGVALWDLNETKMVDVARELAEYNVPVATFGCDVTTSEDVAKAFAGAVEQLGRIDYVFNNAGYQGLFAKTDEYPEDDFQKVIDINVVGVFHVLKAAAQHMRESGGGAIVNTASYAGVVGPPNMVAYAASKFAVVGMTQTAAKDLAPYGIRVNALSPALIGPGMMWTRQTELQASVGSQYFDSNPKVVEQQMIDSVPMRRLGSLEEVANGVAFLMSEEASYITGFNLEITGGQ; encoded by the coding sequence ATGACAGCAAGAGCCACCTATGACTTTGCGGGTAAGACCATCCTGATTACAGGCGGTGCAGGAGACATTGGCAAAGCGACCGCACATCGTTTTGCTGCTAATGGTGCAGGTGTGGCACTCTGGGATTTAAACGAAACCAAAATGGTAGATGTAGCGCGAGAACTAGCAGAGTACAACGTTCCAGTCGCCACATTTGGCTGTGATGTCACAACCTCTGAAGATGTCGCCAAAGCTTTTGCTGGGGCTGTAGAGCAATTGGGACGGATCGACTATGTTTTTAATAATGCAGGCTATCAAGGTTTGTTTGCCAAGACTGACGAGTACCCAGAAGATGACTTTCAAAAAGTCATTGACATCAATGTTGTCGGTGTTTTTCACGTTCTCAAGGCTGCCGCACAACATATGCGCGAATCTGGCGGCGGGGCAATTGTCAATACGGCAAGTTATGCGGGGGTAGTAGGTCCACCGAACATGGTGGCTTACGCTGCTTCTAAGTTTGCGGTTGTCGGCATGACTCAGACAGCAGCAAAGGATCTCGCTCCTTATGGTATTAGAGTCAATGCACTCTCTCCAGCGTTAATCGGTCCTGGCATGATGTGGACGCGACAGACAGAATTACAGGCATCTGTAGGATCTCAATACTTTGATTCCAATCCCAAAGTCGTCGAGCAGCAGATGATCGATTCAGTCCCAATGCGCCGTTTGGGAAGCTTAGAAGAAGTTGCTAACGGTGTAGCGTTTCTCATGAGTGAAGAAGCCAGCTATATTACTGGGTTTAACTTGGAGATTACGGGTGGACAGTAG
- a CDS encoding ABC transporter substrate-binding protein, with amino-acid sequence MLVQLLHACSSSSAAEKTRLTIATVNNGDMVVMQGLSRQFEQENPNIELRWVVLEENVLRQRTTTDVASQGGQFDVLTIGSYETPIWARRGWLTPLNNLPASYDVNDLLKPIREGLSNDGTLYALPFYGESSMLYYRKDLFAKAGISVPEQPTYAQIAQWASKVHDPANGVYGVCLRGKPGWGENMAFLSTLVNTSGGRWFDMKWQPQLDTPAWKEAVGFYVQLLQKYGPPGASSNGFNENLALFSTGKCGMWVDATVAAGLLSNPKESQVADRVGFARAPIEEYPNGSNWLWAWALAIPQTSKSPAEAQKFIAWATSKEYIQLVANKNGWVAVPPGTRTSTYNNPNYQKAAPFAQIVLNSIQSADITHPAAEPTPYKGVQYVDIPEFQAIGASVGQTIAAALTNNISVDRALQQSQSATERFMKHTGYIDQ; translated from the coding sequence ATGCTGGTGCAACTGCTACACGCTTGTTCGTCTTCATCAGCCGCCGAGAAAACTAGACTGACGATCGCCACCGTTAACAACGGCGACATGGTTGTCATGCAGGGGCTTTCTCGCCAGTTTGAACAAGAAAACCCCAATATCGAACTCAGGTGGGTGGTGCTGGAAGAAAACGTGTTGCGCCAACGCACGACTACGGATGTTGCCAGCCAGGGAGGACAATTTGATGTCTTGACAATCGGTTCTTATGAAACCCCAATATGGGCGAGACGAGGTTGGCTAACACCATTGAACAACCTACCTGCTAGCTATGACGTAAACGATCTGCTAAAACCCATCAGAGAAGGACTTTCCAACGACGGCACGCTCTACGCGCTGCCGTTCTATGGAGAAAGTTCAATGCTGTACTACCGCAAAGATTTGTTTGCCAAAGCAGGAATTAGCGTTCCCGAACAACCAACATACGCTCAGATCGCACAGTGGGCGAGTAAAGTTCACGATCCGGCAAACGGGGTATATGGCGTTTGTCTGCGAGGAAAACCTGGCTGGGGCGAAAACATGGCATTTCTGTCTACCTTGGTCAACACCTCCGGCGGGCGCTGGTTTGACATGAAGTGGCAACCTCAGCTCGATACTCCAGCCTGGAAAGAGGCAGTAGGATTTTACGTCCAACTGCTACAAAAATATGGACCCCCAGGAGCCAGTTCTAATGGATTCAACGAGAATCTCGCGTTGTTCTCGACGGGTAAATGCGGCATGTGGGTAGATGCAACCGTTGCAGCGGGACTGTTATCTAATCCGAAAGAATCCCAAGTCGCCGATCGCGTTGGCTTTGCCCGTGCGCCAATTGAAGAGTATCCTAATGGATCGAACTGGCTATGGGCTTGGGCGTTAGCAATTCCTCAAACCTCAAAATCTCCCGCAGAGGCGCAAAAGTTCATCGCCTGGGCAACATCCAAGGAATACATCCAATTGGTTGCGAACAAAAATGGCTGGGTTGCCGTTCCACCAGGGACGAGGACTTCCACCTACAACAATCCCAATTATCAAAAAGCCGCACCGTTTGCTCAGATTGTCTTGAACTCAATCCAATCTGCCGATATTACCCATCCCGCCGCCGAACCAACTCCTTATAAGGGAGTTCAATATGTAGACATTCCAGAATTTCAAGCGATCGGCGCTTCTGTCGGGCAGACCATCGCCGCCGCACTGACCAACAACATTTCGGTAGATCGAGCATTGCAACAATCGCAGAGTGCAACCGAACGGTTTATGAAACACACCGGATATATTGACCAGTGA
- a CDS encoding carbohydrate ABC transporter permease, which yields MSSSLAVKPQQATPPPAKRSRRQTSTLSLVAPSVIVLLLWMIVPLAMTLWFSFQRYNLLNPDARRFIGIENFTFILTDPALWTAIATTLILVASVLAITIALGTLLAVLFDQDFPGRGIARVLAISPFFVMPTVSALIWKNMLMHPVNGLFAQITRGLGLGAIDWFADFPLLAIIIIVSWEWLPFALLILLTAIQSLDREQLEAARMDGANAIALFRFVMLPHLSRAIAVVAAIETIFFLTIFAEIFVTTGGGPGLATTNLAYYIFLKALLEFDVGGASAGGLIAVLLANIVAIFLMRSVARNLDT from the coding sequence ATGTCTTCCTCATTAGCTGTAAAGCCTCAACAGGCAACGCCACCACCTGCCAAACGTTCTAGGCGACAGACATCGACCTTATCTTTAGTTGCGCCTTCGGTCATTGTGCTGCTGCTGTGGATGATTGTGCCTCTGGCGATGACCTTATGGTTTTCCTTTCAGCGATACAACCTGCTGAATCCAGATGCCCGCCGATTCATCGGAATTGAAAATTTCACCTTCATCCTCACCGATCCGGCATTGTGGACGGCGATCGCCACCACTCTAATTTTAGTCGCCTCGGTGTTAGCAATTACGATCGCGCTAGGCACGTTACTCGCGGTCTTATTTGACCAAGACTTTCCGGGTCGCGGGATTGCGCGGGTACTGGCGATCTCGCCATTCTTCGTCATGCCTACAGTCAGCGCCTTGATCTGGAAAAATATGTTGATGCATCCAGTCAACGGACTGTTTGCTCAAATCACAAGAGGATTGGGCTTAGGGGCGATCGATTGGTTTGCCGATTTTCCCTTGCTGGCGATTATCATCATTGTTTCCTGGGAGTGGCTGCCCTTTGCATTGCTAATTTTACTCACTGCCATTCAGTCTTTAGATCGCGAACAGTTAGAGGCGGCGCGGATGGATGGGGCAAATGCGATCGCCTTATTTCGTTTCGTTATGCTACCGCATTTGAGTCGCGCTATTGCTGTAGTCGCTGCGATCGAGACGATTTTCTTCCTGACGATCTTTGCCGAAATCTTCGTGACTACTGGTGGTGGACCCGGACTGGCAACTACTAACCTTGCCTATTATATTTTCCTCAAAGCCTTACTAGAATTTGATGTCGGTGGTGCTTCAGCGGGTGGATTAATTGCCGTCCTCCTTGCCAACATTGTCGCAATCTTTTTGATGCGTAGCGTTGCTCGTAATCTGGATACATAA
- a CDS encoding carbohydrate ABC transporter permease produces the protein MARKNSRLWLWTILGWLAAAILFFPIFWMFITSFKTEVAAVSTPPQLFFQPTLENYVAIQDRADYFNYAFNSIAVSLGSTILALLLAVPAAYAMAFFPTKRTKGTLLWMLSTKMLPPVGVLVPIYILCRNLGLLDTRIGLIIIYTLINLPIVVWMIYSFFKEVPKDILEADRMDGANTRQELLHVLLPLALPGIASTALLSIILSWNEAFWSLNLTTADAAPLTAFIASFSSPQGLFWAKLSAASTLAIAPILIFGWLSQRQLVRGLTFGAVK, from the coding sequence ATGGCACGTAAAAATTCTCGCCTCTGGCTCTGGACAATTCTAGGATGGCTAGCTGCTGCCATCTTGTTTTTCCCGATCTTCTGGATGTTTATTACCAGCTTCAAAACTGAAGTAGCAGCAGTTTCAACTCCACCGCAATTGTTTTTCCAGCCTACATTGGAAAACTATGTTGCCATCCAAGATCGGGCAGATTATTTCAACTATGCGTTTAACAGCATAGCCGTCTCACTCGGTTCGACAATACTCGCGCTACTGCTTGCCGTACCTGCTGCCTATGCAATGGCATTCTTCCCTACTAAGCGCACCAAAGGAACCTTACTGTGGATGCTATCTACCAAAATGCTGCCACCCGTAGGCGTATTAGTGCCGATCTACATTCTGTGTCGCAACTTGGGATTGCTAGATACCCGCATCGGTTTGATTATCATTTATACCCTGATTAACTTGCCGATCGTTGTCTGGATGATCTACAGCTTCTTCAAAGAAGTTCCCAAAGATATTCTCGAAGCCGATCGCATGGATGGGGCAAACACGCGCCAAGAACTGCTCCATGTCTTGCTACCCCTAGCATTACCTGGAATTGCCTCCACCGCGCTGCTTTCAATTATTTTGTCATGGAACGAAGCCTTCTGGAGCTTAAACCTGACGACAGCAGATGCAGCCCCACTCACAGCATTTATTGCCTCATTTTCCAGCCCCCAAGGGCTATTCTGGGCAAAACTCTCCGCCGCATCAACACTGGCGATCGCCCCCATCCTGATCTTCGGTTGGCTCAGTCAACGGCAACTGGTACGGGGGTTGACGTTTGGAGCAGTGAAGTAA
- a CDS encoding ABC transporter ATP-binding protein — protein MSTVTLRNIHKRYADTEVIKGIDLDIGDREFVVFVGPSGCGKSTLLRAIAGLEEITSGDLLIDGVRVNDVPPDKRGLAMVFQTYALYPHMTVAENMAFSLRLAGVPKAQRLERAKEVARILQLEPLLNRKPRELSGGQRQRVAIGRALVRKPKVFLFDEPLSNLDAALRVQMRIELASLHDTLQATMIYVTHDQVEAMTLADKIVVLQGGIVEQVGSPLELYHHPRNLFVAGFIGSPKMNFLSVTVTAVNNSGTTVALPGEATVTIPVQPGLSVGDRATLGIRPEHLRLDRHNATLNGEVLVVERLGGETFLYVKIAGGDTLIVQTDGDNPSRMHDLAPLQINGDLCHLFNQQGEAIPKVRRHHLTTDEFHEQQYQHRLNN, from the coding sequence ATGTCAACAGTTACTTTAAGAAATATCCATAAACGGTATGCCGATACTGAGGTGATTAAAGGTATCGATCTTGATATCGGCGATCGCGAATTTGTTGTCTTTGTCGGTCCTTCTGGTTGTGGCAAATCAACTTTGTTACGGGCGATCGCTGGACTGGAGGAAATCACATCTGGCGATTTACTCATTGATGGCGTGAGAGTAAATGACGTACCACCAGATAAACGCGGGTTGGCAATGGTGTTTCAAACCTATGCCTTGTATCCCCACATGACGGTAGCAGAGAATATGGCGTTTAGTCTGCGCCTAGCGGGTGTTCCTAAGGCTCAGCGTCTTGAAAGAGCGAAAGAAGTTGCCCGTATCCTTCAATTAGAACCGCTATTAAATCGGAAGCCTAGAGAACTATCGGGAGGACAACGCCAACGGGTAGCGATCGGTCGGGCTTTGGTGCGCAAACCTAAAGTCTTTTTGTTCGACGAGCCGCTGTCAAACTTGGATGCAGCCTTGCGCGTACAGATGCGGATCGAACTTGCTAGCCTTCATGATACTTTGCAAGCCACGATGATATACGTGACGCACGATCAAGTGGAGGCGATGACGCTAGCTGACAAAATTGTGGTGTTGCAGGGTGGTATTGTCGAGCAAGTCGGATCGCCGTTGGAACTGTACCACCATCCCCGCAATTTATTCGTGGCTGGGTTTATCGGTTCGCCTAAAATGAATTTTCTCTCAGTGACGGTGACAGCTGTAAATAATTCTGGGACAACAGTTGCACTGCCTGGTGAGGCAACAGTAACAATTCCCGTCCAGCCTGGATTGTCGGTAGGAGATAGAGCCACGCTGGGAATTCGTCCCGAACACTTGCGACTCGATCGCCATAACGCCACGCTCAATGGCGAAGTACTTGTTGTAGAACGGTTGGGTGGAGAAACTTTTCTCTACGTCAAGATTGCGGGTGGCGACACGTTAATTGTGCAAACAGACGGAGATAATCCCAGCCGGATGCACGATCTCGCACCGCTCCAGATTAACGGCGATCTCTGTCATTTATTTAACCAGCAAGGTGAAGCTATTCCTAAAGTTCGTCGTCACCATTTAACTACTGATGAATTCCATGAACAGCAATATCAGCACAGGCTCAACAATTAA